One Rhizobiales bacterium GAS188 DNA window includes the following coding sequences:
- a CDS encoding Inhibitor of vertebrate lysozyme (Ivy), which yields MMRLARSALTGIALCGLVAGGFATSASARAGAYLLDLIKTEPYRGAWTRMLAKEHDVPSWIKDFVATGDGVNTPAHMVPVGVKAYTLATLCKAHDCADNMLYVIFAPDGSQAYARLVQAGKAPRLFGKPDAQVQSALSGAQ from the coding sequence ATGATGCGACTCGCAAGATCCGCCCTGACGGGCATAGCGCTCTGCGGCCTCGTCGCCGGCGGCTTTGCGACCTCCGCTTCGGCGCGGGCCGGGGCCTATCTTCTCGATCTGATCAAGACAGAACCCTATCGCGGCGCCTGGACCAGGATGCTGGCGAAAGAGCACGACGTGCCGAGCTGGATCAAGGATTTCGTGGCCACCGGCGACGGCGTCAACACTCCGGCCCATATGGTTCCGGTCGGCGTCAAGGCCTATACGCTTGCCACCTTGTGCAAGGCCCATGATTGCGCCGACAACATGCTCTACGTGATCTTCGCGCCCGACGGCAGCCAAGCCTATGCGCGGCTCGTCCAGGCCGGCAAGGCGCCTCGCCTGTTCGGCAAGCCCGACGCCCAGGTCCAATCCGCGTTGAGCGGCGCTCAATAA
- a CDS encoding cyanate lyase, whose translation MKREALTEKIRDIKRERQLSWQRIAAEIGGASPILVTAALLGQMRLTKVQAEKAQTILGLSEVEAAMLTEVPYRGSIPAMPPTDPLIYRFYELVMVYGSTWKELIEEEFGDGIMSAIDFDMSLERQPDQKGDRVKIAMSGKFLSYKTY comes from the coding sequence ATGAAACGCGAGGCGCTCACCGAGAAGATCCGCGACATCAAGCGGGAGCGGCAATTGAGCTGGCAAAGGATCGCGGCCGAGATCGGCGGCGCCTCGCCCATTCTGGTCACGGCCGCGCTGCTCGGCCAGATGCGGCTGACCAAGGTGCAGGCCGAGAAGGCGCAGACGATCCTCGGCCTGTCCGAGGTTGAAGCCGCGATGCTGACCGAAGTGCCTTATCGCGGCTCGATTCCCGCGATGCCGCCGACCGACCCGCTCATCTACCGCTTCTACGAGCTCGTCATGGTCTATGGCTCGACCTGGAAGGAGCTCATCGAGGAAGAATTCGGCGACGGCATCATGTCGGCGATCGATTTCGACATGAGCCTGGAGCGCCAGCCCGACCAGAAGGGCGACCGGGTGAAGATCGCGATGTCCGGGAAATTCCTGTCCTACAAGACCTATTAG
- a CDS encoding Tfp pilus assembly protein PilF produces MSLTLAAARPSRRFARQKLARKALAALALMLALSACETVGSGRDPGVAVVESADPAATSANISSLGAVIARNPNDAQAYNTRGAAYAKSGRFSEAIADFTKAIQLQPDFAPAMTNRALAYRQTSRNDAALVDFNRAIAANPSYGPAYLGRGNLERAQGNFEPALADLDQAIRFAPESAEALHARGLIRQRQGNQQAAVSDFGAAIDRNPFAAPPYLGRGQSYLALGQYQAAVDDFNAALNVDNRSSDAWAGRGFAFEKLGRKTEAVESYQQAQSIDNSNQAARAGLGRLQSGKVL; encoded by the coding sequence ATGAGTCTGACGCTCGCAGCTGCCCGCCCTTCCCGTCGCTTTGCTCGCCAGAAATTGGCGCGCAAAGCATTGGCGGCCCTCGCCCTCATGCTGGCGCTGTCGGCCTGCGAGACGGTGGGCTCGGGGCGCGATCCGGGCGTCGCGGTGGTGGAGAGCGCCGATCCGGCTGCAACCTCCGCCAATATCTCCTCGCTCGGCGCCGTCATCGCGCGCAATCCCAATGACGCGCAGGCCTACAACACGCGCGGCGCGGCCTATGCCAAATCCGGCCGCTTCAGCGAGGCCATCGCCGATTTCACCAAGGCGATCCAGCTTCAGCCCGATTTCGCCCCCGCCATGACCAACCGGGCGCTGGCCTATCGGCAAACCAGCCGCAATGACGCGGCGCTCGTCGATTTCAATCGCGCCATCGCGGCCAATCCGAGCTACGGCCCGGCCTATCTCGGGCGCGGCAATCTCGAGCGCGCCCAGGGCAATTTCGAGCCGGCACTCGCCGATCTCGACCAGGCGATCCGCTTCGCGCCTGAATCCGCGGAGGCGCTGCATGCGCGCGGCCTGATCCGGCAACGTCAGGGCAATCAGCAGGCCGCGGTCTCGGATTTCGGGGCGGCGATCGATCGCAACCCCTTTGCGGCCCCGCCCTATCTGGGGCGCGGCCAGAGCTATCTGGCGCTCGGCCAGTATCAGGCGGCGGTCGATGATTTCAACGCCGCGCTGAATGTCGACAACCGCAGCTCCGATGCCTGGGCCGGCCGGGGCTTCGCTTTCGAGAAGCTCGGGCGCAAGACCGAAGCGGTGGAATCCTACCAGCAGGCGCAATCGATCGATAATAGCAACCAGGCGGCGCGTGCCGGCCTCGGGCGGCTGCAAAGCGGCAAAGTGCTCTGA
- a CDS encoding membrane fusion protein, multidrug efflux system has translation MRNEETSDASFRAAEGEVVAANTNLGGTSGAAAPPEADLVPAQPPSGGKRRSILGIISSVLSAAVVVGAFGFLLASGFAGRFSSLAQDGGVKSSSAAAASSGSGQAAPVQVASVTPPAEQPPAVQAVPVLVSVSEKRPAPITADAVGRVESIASITVRTRVDGQIAKVLFQDGQAVNQGDPLFELDARQIDAQIRQAEAVVAKDRAQIVQTQRDVVRNDTLAKTNAGSVLNLQNAQTAEALAEASLAADQAALDNLRVQRSYYVITSPVTGRAGIGIQREGSAIRTGDSSGTLVTVNQIKPIYVNFALPQKLFASLQSTAGRGGAKVIATVQGSALSSTGRVVAVDNSADSTSGNIGVRAVFGNDNEGLWPGLLCSVSVTLGRDENAVIIARDAVQSSQNGNIVFVVEHGAAKVKAVTVDRFEGATAIISSGLSGGETVVTDGQLRLTDGTPVSTQPDKRRRGDPS, from the coding sequence ATGAGAAACGAAGAAACCAGCGACGCCTCCTTCCGCGCGGCGGAGGGGGAAGTCGTCGCGGCGAACACGAATTTGGGCGGAACAAGCGGCGCTGCGGCACCGCCGGAGGCTGATTTGGTGCCCGCCCAACCTCCGTCGGGCGGAAAGCGCCGCAGTATTCTCGGCATCATCTCCTCTGTGCTGTCCGCCGCGGTGGTGGTCGGCGCCTTCGGGTTCTTGCTGGCATCGGGCTTTGCCGGGCGGTTTTCCTCCCTGGCGCAAGATGGCGGCGTAAAGTCGAGCAGCGCCGCGGCTGCGTCGAGCGGCTCGGGGCAAGCAGCTCCGGTGCAGGTGGCGAGCGTCACTCCTCCCGCCGAGCAGCCGCCGGCCGTGCAGGCCGTGCCGGTGCTCGTCAGCGTCAGCGAGAAGCGTCCCGCCCCGATCACTGCCGATGCGGTGGGCCGGGTGGAATCGATCGCCTCGATCACGGTGCGTACCCGCGTCGACGGCCAGATCGCCAAGGTGCTGTTCCAGGACGGCCAGGCGGTGAATCAAGGCGACCCGCTCTTCGAGCTCGACGCCCGCCAGATCGATGCGCAGATCCGCCAGGCCGAGGCCGTGGTCGCCAAGGACCGGGCGCAGATCGTCCAGACCCAGCGCGACGTCGTGCGCAACGACACGCTGGCCAAGACCAATGCGGGCTCCGTCCTCAACCTGCAGAACGCCCAGACCGCGGAGGCGCTGGCCGAGGCGTCGCTGGCGGCCGACCAAGCCGCGCTCGACAATCTGCGCGTGCAGCGCAGCTACTACGTCATCACCTCGCCGGTGACCGGCCGGGCGGGCATCGGCATCCAGCGCGAAGGCAGCGCCATCCGCACCGGGGATTCGAGCGGCACTCTCGTCACCGTGAACCAGATCAAGCCGATCTATGTGAATTTCGCACTTCCGCAGAAGCTGTTCGCCAGTTTGCAGAGCACCGCCGGCCGCGGCGGCGCCAAGGTGATCGCGACGGTGCAAGGCAGCGCGCTCTCATCGACGGGCCGGGTGGTGGCGGTCGACAACTCCGCCGATTCCACGTCCGGCAATATCGGTGTCAGGGCGGTCTTCGGAAACGACAATGAGGGGCTGTGGCCGGGACTCCTGTGCAGCGTCAGCGTGACGCTCGGCCGCGACGAGAACGCGGTCATCATCGCGCGCGACGCGGTGCAGAGCTCGCAGAACGGCAATATCGTCTTCGTGGTCGAGCACGGAGCCGCCAAGGTCAAGGCCGTGACCGTCGATCGCTTCGAAGGGGCGACTGCCATCATCTCGTCGGGCCTCAGCGGCGGCGAGACCGTGGTGACCGACGGGCAGCTTCGCCTGACCGACGGCACGCCGGTGTCGACCCAGCCCGACAAGCGCCGGCGCGGGGACCCGTCATGA
- a CDS encoding SSU ribosomal protein S21P, with the protein MQVLVRDNNVDQALRALKKKLQREGVFREMKLRDHYEKPSEKRAREKAEAVRRARKVARKRAQRDGLLPVKAKPAR; encoded by the coding sequence GTGCAGGTTCTCGTTCGCGACAACAATGTGGATCAGGCCCTCCGGGCGCTCAAGAAGAAATTGCAGCGCGAGGGTGTTTTCCGCGAGATGAAGCTTCGCGATCATTACGAGAAGCCGTCGGAGAAGCGGGCGCGCGAGAAGGCCGAGGCGGTTCGCCGGGCCCGCAAGGTGGCGCGCAAGCGCGCCCAGCGCGACGGCCTCCTGCCGGTCAAGGCGAAGCCGGCCCGCTGA
- a CDS encoding Acyl-CoA dehydrogenase, giving the protein MNDTASPTLSGASAVRALGLGDEQLRLLAAVDEMGPAFAERAFRYDAEASFPFENYKDLRQAGFLKLCVPKRHGGLGCDYRAYMLVSQRIGFWCGTTANTFNMHVANSLWTADLVDQLDLSAQERSEHEARRAIHYGRMVGGAIYAQPFSEASSAAAGVSPFGSTALRQEGGFVLNGRKIFASLSGAADYYGILCTEAKAEAAASRRDTMFVAVPATAPGLSIVGDWDPLGMRGTVSRTLLLKDVFVPDEAQLMPRGIYIQAATRWPHMFMTLTGTYLGVMQAAYDFTLRYLRGEIPGIPVKRRMYPTKQIAVAEMLVKLETAFAIWLRAVAEAKLDPSEEERARALAAQYTVMEHCNDVCRLAIRTCGGQSMLKSLPLERYYRDSRCGSLMLPWTAEICMDRLGHGALYRKGEKDD; this is encoded by the coding sequence ATGAACGACACCGCTTCCCCCACGCTTTCGGGCGCTTCCGCGGTGCGTGCGCTCGGCCTCGGCGATGAGCAGCTGCGCCTGCTCGCGGCGGTCGACGAGATGGGCCCGGCCTTCGCGGAACGGGCCTTCCGTTACGATGCCGAAGCCTCTTTTCCGTTCGAGAATTACAAGGATCTGCGCCAGGCGGGCTTCCTCAAATTATGCGTGCCCAAACGGCATGGCGGGCTCGGCTGCGACTACCGCGCCTATATGCTGGTCTCGCAGCGCATCGGCTTCTGGTGTGGCACCACCGCCAACACCTTCAACATGCATGTAGCGAATTCGCTATGGACCGCCGATCTCGTCGATCAGCTCGACCTGTCGGCGCAAGAGCGCAGCGAGCATGAGGCGCGCCGCGCCATCCATTATGGCCGCATGGTCGGTGGCGCCATCTATGCCCAGCCCTTCTCGGAGGCCTCGAGCGCAGCGGCCGGCGTCTCGCCATTCGGCAGCACGGCGCTGCGCCAGGAGGGGGGCTTCGTGCTCAACGGGCGCAAGATCTTCGCCTCGCTCTCGGGCGCCGCGGATTATTACGGCATCCTCTGCACGGAGGCGAAGGCCGAGGCTGCGGCCTCGCGCCGCGACACGATGTTCGTCGCGGTGCCGGCGACGGCGCCCGGCCTGTCGATCGTCGGCGACTGGGACCCGCTCGGCATGCGCGGCACGGTCTCGCGCACCCTCCTGCTCAAGGATGTGTTCGTGCCCGATGAGGCGCAATTGATGCCACGCGGCATCTACATCCAGGCGGCGACCCGCTGGCCGCATATGTTCATGACGCTCACCGGCACTTATCTCGGCGTGATGCAGGCGGCCTACGACTTCACGCTGCGCTATCTGCGCGGCGAGATACCAGGCATCCCGGTCAAACGGCGCATGTATCCAACGAAGCAGATCGCCGTCGCCGAGATGCTGGTGAAGCTCGAAACGGCTTTCGCGATCTGGCTGCGCGCCGTCGCCGAAGCGAAGCTCGATCCGTCGGAGGAAGAGCGGGCCCGCGCGCTCGCCGCTCAATACACCGTGATGGAGCATTGCAACGATGTCTGCCGGCTTGCCATCCGCACTTGCGGCGGCCAGTCCATGCTCAAATCGCTGCCGCTCGAGCGCTATTACCGCGACAGTCGCTGCGGCTCGCTGATGCTGCCCTGGACGGCCGAGATCTGCATGGACCGGCTCGGCCACGGCGCTCTCTACCGCAAGGGCGAAAAGGACGATTGA